A region from the Lolium perenne isolate Kyuss_39 chromosome 4, Kyuss_2.0, whole genome shotgun sequence genome encodes:
- the LOC127294905 gene encoding uncharacterized protein translates to MFLVARSRRSASAAAARLLPIPPPSAPFTTTTDASTTDPDAVAAEVATLLSRCSGDWKLAIATSDLHSRLSPAVLSSLLRPNSSPPLHPKLLLDFFYWSRTRLAPSVPAADAFAHLAVHLCAASLFPQANGLLEQMIRTYPSAPLVLSSIQRALTDSSSTSVLNVLVDTYKKARRVRDAAEVVLLMEHADMAPSLRCCNGLLKDLLRGGHMDLFSKVRGFMASAGISPDVYTYSTFIEAHCKASDSDSAAKVFEEMRERGCSVNVVTYNVLIGGLCRCGAVEEAFRFKKEMVESGLVPDEFTYGALVNGLCKGRRSSEAKSLLDEMSSSGLRPNIVVYGTLLDGFMREGNVAEAFKIVKEMVAAGVQPNKFTYDNLIRGICKAGDMDIASKLLKDMLKVGIMPDTMTYNFVMEGHFRQRNNEAALQLLTEMRNAGSSPNVYTYSIVANGLCQSGESKKADDLLEEMIQKGLKPNAFAYAPVISGHCREGNASLACDVLEKMIKANVLPDLYCYNSLIVGLSNVGRMVEVTEYLAQMQDRGLAPNAFTYSGLIHGYSKIGNLEKAEQLFEHMLSSGLKPDDVIYVDLLEGYFKSNDNEKVSSIIQSMSGQGVSPDNHMCGIVIHNLSMSGSMQLAFTVLSEIEKTGFVPDVRIYSSLLSGLCKTADMEKAFALLDEMAKKGLEPDILCYNTLIDGFCKSGDILHARKVFNIILDKGLVPDCMTYTALIDGNCKIGDITDAFDLYNEMLARGVVPDAYVYAALTAGCSNSADLEQAVFITEEMFVRGYASVSCFNTLVHGFCKRGKIQETLKLFCVMMDKDIVPNALTIENVINGLGEAGKLCEAHTIFVELQQNESSQSATTQFSLLFMEMINKGLIPLNIIDDVIQAHCKEGDLDKALMLHHAVMEEGSLMSCSTYIALVDGLCRAGKLTEALDLLKEIQKLGIHPNEDQCLMLLNDLHTSGYIQEYNKVFDAMLCHKWLQKDKHCNLAGVI, encoded by the coding sequence ATGTTTCTCGTCGCGCGcagccgccgctccgcctccgccgccgcggcgCGCCTTCTCCCGATCCCACCGCCTTCCGCCCCCTTCACTACCACCACAGATGCCTCCACTACCGATCCCGACGCCGTGGCGGCGGAGGTCGCCACCCTTCTCTCCCGCTGTTCCGGCGACTGGAAGCTCGCCATCGCCACCTCCGACCTCCATTCTCGCCTCTCTCCCGCCGTATTATCCTCCCTCCTCCGCCCAAACTCCTCCCCTCCCCTTCACCCCAAGCTCCTCCTCGACTTCTTTTACTGGTCTCGCACGCGCCTGGCGCCGTCAGTCCCCGCCGCCGATGCATTCGCCCACCTCGCCGTACACCTCTGCGCCGCCTCCCTCTTCCCACAGGCTAATGGCCTCCTCGAACAGATGATACGCACCTACCCCTCCGCTCCCCTCGTCCTCAGCTCCATCCAACGCGCGCTCACGGATTCCAGTTCCACATCTGTCCTCAACGTGCTGGTAGATACCTACAAGAAGGCTAGAAGGGTCCGTGATGCCGCCGAGGTCGTCCTTCTTATGGAACATGCCGACATGGCCCCGAGTCTGCGCTGCTGCAACGGGCTGCTCAAGGACCTGCTGCGCGGAGGCCACATGGATCTGTTTTCAAAGGTGCGGGGATTCATGGCCAGCGCCGGGATTTCGCCAGACGTCTATACATACTCGACTTTCATCGAGGCGCATTGTAAGGCCAGTGATTCTGATTCAGCCGCAAAGGTGTTTGAGGAAATGCGTGAGAGGGGGTGCAGCGTGAATGTTGTGACATACAATGTGCTGATTGGTGGGCTATGCCGCTGCGGTGCTGTTGAAGAGGCGTTTCGCTTCAAGAAGGAAATGGTGGAATCTGGGCTAGTTCCAGATGAGTTTACTTATGGTGCGCTCGTTAACGGTCTGTGCAAGGGCCGCAGGTCGAGCGAGGCTAAGTCGTTGCTGGATGAGATGTCCAGTTCTGGGCTGAGGCCGAATATAGTAGTTTATGGGACTCTACTTGATGGGTTTATGAGGGAGGGCAATGTGGCTGAGGCTTTTAAGATTGTCAAGGAGATGGTTGCTGCTGGCGTGCAACCAAACAAGTTCACTTATGACAATCTCATTCGAGGGATTTGTAAGGCGGGAGACATGGACATTGCTTCCAAGCTGCTCAAGGATATGCTCAAAGTTGGTATTATGCCTGATACCATGACATACAATTTTGTCATGGAAGGGCATTTTCGACAGCGTAACAATGAAGCCGCTCTTCAGCTTCTCACTGAAATGAGGAATGCAGGCAGTTCTCCTAATGTATACACTTACAGCATAGTGGCTAACGGATTATGCCAGAGTGGTGAGTCGAAAAAAGCAGATGATCTCCTCGAGGAAATGATTCAAAAAGGTTTGAAGCCAAATGCTTTTGCTTATGCACCTGTAATATCAGGGCACTGCAGAGAAGGTAATGCCTCATTGGCATGTGATGTTCTTGAAAAGATGATCAAGGCGAATGTACTCCCTGATTTGTACTGCTACAATTCTCTTATAGTTGGACTATCTAATGTTGGAAGGATGGTGGAAGTCACAGAGTACCTTGCTCAGATGCAAGATAGAGGATTGGCACCAAATGCATTCACATACAGTGGTCTCATTCATGGATATAGTAAGATCGGGAATCTGGAAAAGGCTGAGCAGTTATTCGAGCATATGCTTAGCAGTGGGCTAAAACCAGATGATGTTATCTACGTTGACCTCCTGGAAGGTTACTTCAAGTcaaatgacaatgaaaaggtgtcATCTATTATTCAATCCATGTCAGGCCAGGGAGTTAGTCCAGATAACCATATGTGTGGGATTGTGATTCATAATCTGTCCATGTCTGGCAGTATGCAATTGGCTTTTACGGTTCTTTCAGAGATTGAGAAGACTGGATTTGTTCCTGATGTGCGTATATACAGTTCATTGTTATCTGGTCTGTGTAAGACAGCTGACATGGAGAAAGCATTTGCTCTTCTTGATGAAATGGCTAAAAAGGGACTAGAACCTGACATTCTATGCTATAATACACTAATTGACGGGTTTTGCAAGTCTGGTGATATACTACATGCCCGTAAAGTCTTTAATATCATATTAGATAAGGGCTTAGTGCCAGATTGTATGACATACACAGCTTTGATAGATGGAAACTGCAAAATTGGTGACATCACTGATGCTTTTGATTTGTATAATGAAATGCTAGCTAGAGGAGTTGTTCCAGATGCGTATGTCTATGCTGCACTTACTGCTGGATGCTCAAATTCCGCAGACCTTGAACAGGCAGTGTTTATAACTGAAGAAATGTTTGTTAGAGGATATGCCAGTGTTTCCTGTTTCAACACTTTGGTCCATGGCTTCTGCAAACGTGGCAAGATCCAGGAAACTTTAAAGTTGTTCTGTGTGATGATGGATAAAGACATAGTGCCTAATGCACTTACTATTGAAAATGTCATAAATGGACTTGGTGAGGCAGGAAAACTCTGTGAAGCACACACAATTTTCGTTGAGTTGCAACAGAACGAATCTTCACAAAGTGCTACCACTCAGTTCTCTTTGTTGTTTATGGAAATGATAAATAAAGGACTGATTCCTCTAAATATCATAGATGACGTGATTCAAGCTCATTGTAAAGAAGGGGATTTGGATAAGGCTCTAATGTTGCATCATGCTGTAATGGAGGAAGGTTCACTAATGAGCTGCTCAACGTATATTGCTCTTGTGGATGGCCTTTGCAGGGCGGGGAAGTTAACCGAAGCTTTGGATTTGCTAAAAGAAATCCAGAAGCTAGGTATTCATCCTAATGAGGATCAATGCTTGATGCTATTGAATGATCTTCATACATCAGGATATATCCAAGAATACAATAAAGTGTTTGATGCTATGTTGTGCCACAAGTGGTTACAAAAGGATAAACACTGCAATTTGGCTGGTGTAATCTAG